In Spirobacillus cienkowskii, a genomic segment contains:
- a CDS encoding DUF4365 domain-containing protein yields the protein MTISLNETEAELSYAYLHAVASQAGFTCSYSNRLEDSYRIVDARVGAGIKPDPLSVLEDFEIEIQLKATSQELITNTKKISYPFKGIKQYNKLRSENTGGRKFLILLQLPKNHEDWLYISEEQLLLKGVAYWVSLRGAPPSKNDTIQTIYIPTENVLTVQSLKDLMIRISKKEDIKYEL from the coding sequence ATGACAATTTCGCTGAATGAGACTGAAGCAGAATTAAGTTACGCATATTTACATGCTGTTGCTTCACAAGCGGGTTTTACTTGTTCCTATAGTAACAGGCTTGAAGACTCTTATCGTATTGTAGATGCAAGAGTTGGCGCAGGAATTAAGCCAGATCCATTATCTGTTTTAGAAGATTTTGAAATCGAAATTCAACTAAAAGCAACATCACAAGAACTTATTACTAATACAAAAAAAATATCATATCCTTTTAAAGGAATAAAACAGTATAATAAATTAAGATCTGAAAATACAGGAGGAAGAAAATTTCTTATCTTATTACAATTACCTAAAAATCATGAAGATTGGCTTTATATTTCTGAAGAACAACTTCTTTTAAAAGGGGTTGCGTATTGGGTCAGTTTACGTGGAGCTCCGCCAAGCAAAAATGATACAATACAAACTATATATATTCCAACTGAAAATGTACTTACAGTCCAAAGCTTAAAAGATTTAATGATAAGAATCTCAAAAAAGGAAGATATTAAATATGAATTATAA
- a CDS encoding MepB family protein: MLNIDKKDFPKNKFTDIPTDLITAIKTVYSPAHLNVSNIIREAESSDYGACRFVISGCHVVFRIAKTTPTKIGQFVTLWKRSAPLNKIAPIDTQDGVDFIVINVSNNTNNGQFIFNKSLLVSKGIMSSHGKGGKRAIRVYPSWAKPVANDAIKTQQWQVPYFFSISLDGITDSARIRKLFGL, encoded by the coding sequence ATGCTTAATATTGACAAAAAAGATTTTCCAAAAAATAAATTTACAGATATTCCAACAGATTTAATTACTGCCATCAAAACTGTTTATAGCCCAGCACATCTAAACGTTTCAAATATCATACGTGAAGCAGAAAGTTCTGATTATGGTGCTTGCCGATTTGTAATAAGTGGGTGTCATGTTGTTTTCCGAATTGCAAAAACAACACCAACCAAAATTGGTCAATTTGTTACTTTATGGAAACGATCGGCGCCGCTAAATAAAATTGCACCCATTGATACTCAAGATGGTGTCGATTTTATTGTGATAAACGTCTCTAACAATACTAATAATGGCCAATTTATTTTTAATAAAAGCTTACTTGTCTCAAAGGGAATTATGTCATCCCATGGCAAGGGAGGAAAACGTGCCATTCGCGTTTATCCCTCTTGGGCAAAACCTGTCGCAAACGACGCAATAAAAACTCAGCAGTGGCAAGTCCCTTACTTTTTTTCAATCTCACTAGATGGCATCACAGATTCAGCAAGAATACGCAAACTCTTTGGATTGTGA
- a CDS encoding dienelactone hydrolase family protein, which produces MKTTNIDYRVEDTTCTGYLVEPQTQGYKVPGIVMYTNFWGVNKKQKRVAEKLATMGCCVLVADMYGNQQCGSTFDESAKLMSSITQNFETYKKRIMAPYELLKRNPIVKHNKIFSIGYCFGGASSLLLARMTSDLHGAISVHGLLNSQLRATPQQKMSKMLVLHGARDPMVSDEDIKNFHHEMKACQADYTFISFGLSTHAFTNTDAAGNETTAYNFLADMRSNYLIEQFIKEDFVNA; this is translated from the coding sequence ATGAAAACAACCAACATTGATTACCGCGTCGAAGACACCACCTGCACAGGCTATTTGGTAGAACCGCAAACCCAAGGTTATAAAGTGCCAGGTATAGTGATGTACACTAACTTTTGGGGCGTGAACAAAAAGCAAAAACGCGTAGCAGAAAAACTGGCTACCATGGGCTGCTGTGTTTTGGTTGCAGACATGTATGGCAACCAACAATGTGGATCTACTTTTGACGAATCTGCAAAACTTATGAGCTCTATCACCCAAAATTTTGAAACTTATAAAAAGCGTATTATGGCTCCATATGAGCTATTAAAACGCAATCCTATTGTGAAGCACAATAAAATATTTTCAATTGGATATTGTTTTGGTGGAGCTTCGTCGTTACTTTTAGCACGCATGACAAGCGATCTGCATGGAGCCATTTCGGTGCATGGTTTATTAAATTCACAGTTACGCGCAACCCCGCAACAAAAAATGTCTAAAATGCTGGTGCTGCATGGCGCTCGCGATCCCATGGTTTCAGACGAAGACATTAAAAATTTTCATCACGAAATGAAAGCATGCCAAGCCGACTACACTTTTATTTCCTTTGGATTGAGTACTCACGCCTTTACCAACACCGATGCCGCTGGCAACGAAACAACGGCTTATAATTTTTTAGCAGACATGCGTTCTAATTATTTAATCGAACAATTTATTAAAGAAGATTTTGTGAATGCTTAA
- the greB gene encoding transcription elongation factor GreB, whose translation MNATRAQVTSQKTHNHNNATAPNLITPDGYKKLLDEFNELSKKERPTVVQEVSAAAKLGDRSENAEYQYGKKRLREIDRRLRFLDKRISAARIVNPKEQIGHKILFGATVTLENEQGKKFEYQIVGEDETNLNLKKISWKSPLGHELLNKSKGEIVVVEAPAGTREYEIIDFKFV comes from the coding sequence ATGAATGCGACACGAGCACAAGTAACTTCACAAAAAACACATAATCACAACAATGCCACAGCACCCAATTTAATTACTCCTGATGGCTATAAAAAATTGCTTGATGAATTTAACGAGCTTTCTAAAAAAGAACGCCCCACTGTGGTACAAGAGGTCTCTGCGGCCGCCAAATTAGGCGATCGCTCCGAAAACGCCGAATACCAATATGGCAAAAAAAGACTGCGCGAAATCGACAGACGCTTGCGGTTTTTAGATAAACGAATTTCTGCAGCCAGAATCGTGAACCCAAAAGAACAAATTGGACACAAAATTTTATTTGGCGCAACCGTTACCTTAGAAAACGAACAAGGTAAAAAATTTGAATACCAAATTGTTGGCGAAGACGAAACCAATTTAAATTTAAAAAAAATTAGTTGGAAATCTCCGCTTGGTCATGAGCTTCTCAATAAAAGCAAAGGCGAAATTGTTGTTGTTGAAGCACCAGCAGGAACTCGTGAATACGAAATTATAGATTTTAAATTTGTTTAG
- a CDS encoding FAD-binding and (Fe-S)-binding domain-containing protein, with translation MNSAELDNWLELSGLMPPMPHDVAQKMQPFLGTNTSGKHTYLPSLLTRNEYYEHILPQLQKNVAPELLTFINQRVENTFEIRHKLKTLKKQIISIVGEGNFSALWLDREAFSADSMEHRALVTEAVIHIYSPKALQSIVQLLYQHKIPMIPYGEGGGYNMGVTPMASAVTISVRGIDHISQIQQSRRTPGKYEISVGAGVPFKDLVAYLSKRGYVLRCDPNTPRAATGGIAATGSNGGRKAFEVILHGRAIAAQGAAVCFAADAEETECINNEPFLLARKFFSITNISRFQKTWHSIEMAKLKVCRTPNSKGIVVPLQGMKAAANMKAQQALHKNSNNNSKDTMANSPTLPISAFVGAEGCTGFIYEVTFEIEKPLPWLQGSRWHFASVEAAMAATRAIKTLPKTEQPEYFEFISGQSIRRYLLQDFPNVFSEKDEAVIIFAVEGDSKELCEKRHNLNETILNHSLSKMGLKQEEAILKVTKTSPLLQSEGIEEFEILRKPREELPKKLRTKCKTDMEIRTEYLGEVLKIVEHAQPRSTSIQKQDVLFGHLTPNHTAIIHWNIGGFDLYDEEQADIAWDYLENVIGKAQSLAPTTDRHGSARFTGEHGVAGKAPFLWLNYIPTEDFTRMCSIKDTLDPNNLFNPETLFLRTSHSRALRARLLNTSAEFIKNAAQNISVTLNNDLNLEHLDPQIQRLTGEHFAIAEGQKCTRCNSCKVCPVIDAEHELERERKRKSKFSVLPSKRNILMFMEYIAHARKTAEQTQNSSALLKVIATTSTMMKESAALLSKCFYCRRCDKACPVDIEMHPLMRAYHQMGMLPSMGSKLWGFVYERLMGEDVFKSMTYKILAFIMMLSAPILKFIRKIKFIPDWLKTYTVPPTLSLTHYEPSEHGIRHDQNDNFVVIAANNTHNKYVAHDQLDTQTVYIRYRGCMDTFGNPQASTSVDTFFKDTLHARFVDLEKKMCCGFPFEADGLHERAKQSQIISLIEIAKCIFKLVEEHRASMIAIPHFVVFSNCPTCCEAIREMRALLKNENILETVRIRSRIPEDFDIKQITFDVQDTAEIAVNLINKMDAAVAIPFTKPQNKILKTVGLKVPCHNTKAATEAQIQLLKMYYKSVAAYDKCCGLSGTGRLKHPKIGTKISEKLFEQIREEPAEAVVSGCPSCRDGVIMQRDILQGKKDKVANFHVAGIFEQIITDKKA, from the coding sequence ATGAATTCAGCGGAACTCGACAACTGGCTTGAGCTCTCTGGACTTATGCCCCCCATGCCGCATGATGTCGCGCAAAAAATGCAACCTTTTTTAGGAACCAACACGTCAGGCAAACACACGTATCTACCAAGTTTACTCACGCGCAACGAATACTATGAACACATCTTGCCACAGCTCCAAAAAAATGTAGCTCCCGAATTGCTCACCTTTATCAATCAAAGAGTCGAAAACACATTTGAAATTCGCCACAAGCTCAAAACTTTAAAAAAACAAATTATTTCGATTGTGGGCGAAGGAAATTTTTCTGCGCTATGGCTCGACCGTGAAGCTTTTTCCGCTGATAGTATGGAGCATAGAGCCCTTGTCACAGAGGCTGTGATTCATATTTATTCTCCCAAAGCACTTCAGTCTATTGTACAATTATTGTATCAACACAAAATCCCGATGATCCCCTATGGAGAAGGCGGAGGCTATAATATGGGTGTCACACCCATGGCTTCCGCTGTCACAATTAGTGTTCGGGGCATCGATCACATTTCACAAATTCAACAAAGTCGCAGAACACCAGGAAAGTATGAAATATCTGTTGGTGCTGGTGTACCTTTTAAAGATCTTGTCGCCTACCTCAGTAAAAGAGGATACGTATTGCGCTGCGATCCCAATACGCCAAGAGCTGCAACGGGAGGGATTGCGGCAACAGGTAGCAACGGAGGGCGAAAAGCGTTTGAAGTCATTTTACACGGACGCGCAATTGCGGCTCAAGGAGCTGCGGTTTGCTTTGCCGCAGACGCAGAAGAAACCGAATGCATCAATAACGAACCATTTTTATTAGCCCGTAAATTTTTTAGCATTACGAATATTAGTCGTTTTCAAAAAACATGGCATTCCATTGAAATGGCAAAACTAAAGGTCTGCCGCACTCCCAACTCAAAAGGTATTGTTGTTCCTCTGCAAGGCATGAAAGCCGCAGCCAACATGAAAGCACAACAGGCGCTGCACAAAAATTCCAACAATAATAGCAAAGATACAATGGCCAATAGCCCTACGTTACCAATTTCTGCTTTTGTGGGCGCAGAAGGATGCACAGGATTTATTTATGAAGTGACATTTGAAATAGAAAAACCGTTACCTTGGTTACAAGGATCGCGATGGCATTTTGCAAGCGTTGAAGCGGCGATGGCAGCTACACGAGCCATTAAAACATTACCCAAAACTGAACAACCCGAGTATTTTGAATTTATTTCAGGACAAAGTATCCGCCGTTACCTTTTGCAAGATTTTCCAAACGTGTTTTCAGAAAAAGATGAAGCCGTTATTATTTTTGCAGTAGAAGGAGACTCTAAAGAGCTCTGCGAAAAACGCCACAACCTCAACGAAACAATTTTGAATCATTCTCTTAGCAAAATGGGCTTAAAACAAGAAGAGGCTATTCTTAAAGTTACAAAAACATCTCCTCTTTTACAAAGCGAAGGAATTGAAGAGTTTGAAATACTCCGTAAACCACGTGAAGAATTGCCAAAAAAATTGCGCACAAAATGCAAAACAGACATGGAAATTCGCACCGAATATCTTGGCGAAGTATTAAAAATTGTTGAACACGCCCAACCTCGAAGCACTTCTATTCAAAAACAAGATGTGCTGTTTGGTCATTTAACTCCTAATCACACAGCAATTATTCATTGGAATATAGGAGGGTTTGACCTTTATGACGAAGAACAAGCCGATATTGCGTGGGATTATTTAGAAAATGTGATTGGCAAAGCACAAAGTCTTGCACCCACTACAGACCGGCACGGCAGTGCCCGTTTTACCGGAGAACATGGCGTAGCAGGCAAAGCGCCTTTTTTATGGTTAAATTATATTCCCACAGAAGACTTTACGAGAATGTGTTCAATTAAAGACACTCTCGATCCCAATAACCTTTTTAATCCAGAAACGTTGTTTTTAAGAACAAGTCATTCTCGCGCATTGCGCGCAAGGCTTCTCAACACAAGCGCAGAATTTATCAAAAATGCGGCACAAAATATTTCTGTAACCTTAAACAACGATCTCAATTTAGAACACCTTGATCCTCAAATTCAACGATTAACCGGCGAACATTTTGCAATTGCCGAAGGACAAAAGTGTACGCGCTGCAACAGTTGTAAGGTATGCCCAGTGATTGATGCCGAACACGAGTTAGAGCGCGAACGCAAACGCAAGAGCAAATTTTCTGTACTTCCAAGTAAACGCAATATTTTAATGTTTATGGAATACATTGCGCATGCTCGTAAAACTGCCGAACAAACTCAAAATTCGTCTGCATTATTAAAAGTTATTGCCACAACATCAACCATGATGAAAGAAAGTGCTGCACTTTTATCCAAATGTTTTTACTGCCGCAGATGCGACAAAGCATGTCCTGTTGATATTGAAATGCATCCCTTAATGCGCGCCTACCATCAAATGGGCATGCTACCCTCTATGGGTTCAAAATTATGGGGCTTTGTATACGAACGCCTTATGGGCGAAGATGTATTTAAATCTATGACCTATAAAATTCTTGCCTTTATTATGATGTTGAGCGCGCCTATTCTTAAATTTATTAGAAAAATTAAATTTATCCCTGATTGGCTAAAAACGTATACTGTACCGCCCACACTTTCACTCACCCATTACGAACCCTCTGAGCACGGCATTCGTCATGACCAAAATGACAACTTTGTTGTGATTGCCGCAAACAATACGCACAACAAATATGTGGCGCACGATCAATTGGATACACAAACAGTTTACATTCGCTACCGTGGCTGCATGGACACATTTGGCAATCCACAAGCTTCAACAAGTGTAGACACATTTTTTAAAGACACATTGCATGCTCGTTTTGTTGATTTAGAAAAAAAGATGTGCTGTGGATTTCCATTTGAAGCAGATGGATTGCACGAACGCGCAAAACAAAGTCAAATTATAAGTTTGATTGAAATTGCAAAATGCATTTTTAAACTCGTAGAAGAGCACCGCGCATCAATGATTGCAATTCCCCACTTTGTGGTTTTTTCAAACTGCCCAACATGTTGCGAAGCAATTCGAGAAATGCGTGCATTGCTTAAAAATGAAAATATTTTAGAAACAGTCAGGATTCGTAGTCGTATTCCTGAAGATTTTGACATCAAACAAATAACCTTTGACGTTCAAGACACCGCAGAGATTGCTGTAAACTTAATAAATAAAATGGATGCTGCAGTGGCTATTCCATTTACTAAACCTCAGAATAAAATTTTAAAAACAGTTGGGTTAAAAGTACCTTGTCATAACACCAAAGCTGCCACAGAAGCACAAATACAACTGCTCAAGATGTACTACAAAAGTGTAGCCGCTTATGATAAATGCTGTGGTTTATCAGGCACGGGGCGACTCAAACACCCTAAAATTGGTACCAAAATTTCTGAAAAATTGTTTGAACAAATTCGTGAAGAACCAGCAGAAGCGGTTGTTAGCGGTTGCCCAAGTTGTCGCGATGGCGTCATAATGCAACGAGACATTTTGCAAGGCAAAAAAGACAAAGTTGCTAACTTTCATGTTGCAGGAATCTTTGAGCAAATTATTACTGACAAAAAAGCATAA
- a CDS encoding TIGR04552 family protein: MQALREKTSYKDNNIRSLQSFWQIPWQEFEVILGFKNSFSQRNLNFTSEQQADNFLKNCGFDLNDPIHTKQFEQFFGEAVFFIRHVLFTTEEREQLVFPSQLLQIKNHRELLIFASSNKPRKRYLRLWCCAILKVMYSISNLQYSGRLHIIDDAREQIFKRIRSNIYQNSNETLRCTFKNLTVSLNKVEWKEAKTRTSIILKLLHKPDSIVDEVFDYLGVRFVVQHSNEIPLLLKLLIDADIIIPHQVVSIRTRNSLLNVKQPKKTLNFLKELHSCGTLTDAEFGSMCQNLVWSGFSSEEFPKKVNSFSSQHYRSLQFTVRHLVRTPNPAFVVLESMANQLRRYTAALRQEPWMETIIPQCFAHYFPIEIQIMDQESYQLAKFGPASHEQYKAQQLKAVRDRILCNLLSFNEEKLSTQEF; encoded by the coding sequence ATGCAAGCATTGCGAGAAAAAACAAGTTATAAAGACAACAACATCCGATCACTGCAATCGTTTTGGCAAATTCCATGGCAAGAATTTGAAGTGATCCTTGGCTTTAAAAATTCTTTTTCGCAGCGAAATTTAAATTTTACATCAGAGCAACAAGCAGATAATTTTTTAAAGAACTGCGGTTTTGACTTAAACGATCCAATTCACACAAAACAATTTGAACAGTTTTTTGGAGAAGCTGTTTTTTTTATCCGCCATGTTCTCTTCACAACAGAAGAGCGCGAACAGCTCGTCTTTCCTTCACAATTACTACAAATTAAAAATCATCGAGAACTCTTAATTTTTGCCAGTTCAAATAAACCGCGCAAACGCTACTTAAGACTTTGGTGTTGTGCAATTCTAAAAGTGATGTATTCAATATCAAATTTACAGTACAGTGGAAGATTACATATAATCGATGATGCTCGCGAACAAATTTTTAAACGAATTCGTAGTAATATTTATCAAAACAGTAACGAAACATTACGCTGCACCTTTAAAAATTTAACTGTTTCGTTAAATAAAGTAGAATGGAAAGAAGCCAAAACACGAACAAGTATTATCTTAAAACTTCTTCATAAACCAGATAGTATTGTTGATGAAGTATTTGATTATCTAGGCGTTCGTTTTGTTGTGCAACACTCTAACGAAATACCATTACTGCTTAAGTTACTAATTGATGCAGATATTATCATTCCACATCAAGTTGTTTCTATACGAACACGCAATTCTTTATTAAATGTTAAACAACCTAAAAAAACTTTAAATTTTTTAAAAGAACTGCACTCATGCGGTACGTTAACAGATGCAGAATTTGGTTCTATGTGCCAAAACCTAGTGTGGTCGGGGTTTTCAAGCGAAGAGTTTCCTAAAAAAGTAAACTCTTTTTCAAGCCAACATTATCGTTCCCTTCAATTTACAGTCAGACATCTGGTTCGTACTCCCAATCCCGCATTTGTTGTATTAGAATCAATGGCAAATCAGCTTCGTCGGTATACTGCCGCATTACGCCAAGAACCCTGGATGGAAACAATTATTCCGCAATGTTTTGCTCATTATTTTCCGATTGAAATTCAAATTATGGATCAAGAAAGTTACCAACTTGCAAAATTTGGTCCTGCTTCCCACGAGCAATACAAAGCACAACAACTCAAAGCAGTTCGCGATCGTATTTTATGCAATCTGTTGTCTTTCAATGAAGAAAAACTATCAACTCAAGAATTTTAA